One Macadamia integrifolia cultivar HAES 741 unplaced genomic scaffold, SCU_Mint_v3 scaffold429, whole genome shotgun sequence DNA segment encodes these proteins:
- the LOC122068577 gene encoding uncharacterized protein LOC122068577, translating into MGPTSKDLLSLEREKSSICPESILHVCKNDSVSRMSKVSQISEKLSTTSVPASEVLGKVKAFLGVMEEANKRLQHDAQEKCCDDYDIEVLTGNETEYVEMDLLLGVADLHTPEAVAAAESAMAGSQPPCTLGTGSNGSYSENSDDDTDSDDGDGDGDDRTCSPDNFKNPKADPNNSLDHDQPKKRTKIIELQ; encoded by the exons ATGGGGCCGACCAGTAAAGATCTTTTGAGCTTGGAAAGGGAGAAATCTTCAATCTGTCCAG AATCTATCCTTCATGTTTGTAAAAATGACTCTGTCTCTAGAATGTCCAAAGTATCTCAGATTAGTGAAAAGCTTTCAACAACTTCTGTTCCTGCAAGTGAAG TTCTTGGAAAAGTGAAGGCTTTCCTAGGAGTTATGGAGGAAGCTAATAAAAGGTTGCAGCATGATGCGCAG GAGAAATGTTGTGATGACTATGATATCGAAGTGCTCACCGGTAATGAAACTGAATATGTTGAAATG GACTTGTTGCTGGGTGTTGCTGATCTTCACACTCCTGAAGCTGTGGCAGCTGCTGAATCTGCCATGGCTGGTTCACAACCACCATGTACTTTGGGAACTGGTAGTAACGGATCATACTCAGAAAACAGTGATGATGACACTGACAgcgatgatggtgatggtgatggtgatgatagAACATGCTCACCTGACAACTTCAAAAACCCAAAGGCAGATCCAAACAATTCCTTGGATCATGATCAGccaaaaaagagaacaaagattATTGAGCTCCAATAA
- the LOC122068582 gene encoding O-fucosyltransferase 36-like — protein sequence MDRESSSDEEEDRRNLIDQNEMKPSGSSFEIEEFKNKITRRFKNFSFSKRYLLLICLLLFLVFFFFSIDIGSLFHRVTSVRVDSVSSRMREAELQALYLLKKQQLGLLHMWNLMSNNSVVYSENKSNSTLGSGSNTTSNSGLGREDLLRSSSLFDDFRSTVLKQITLNNEIQQALLSSHRTGNLSALVDENVNPEFSDFRFDRCRTVAQSSERRTIEWKPKSNKYLFAICVSGQMSNHLICLEKHMFFAALLGRILVIPSSKVDYQYSRVIDIDHLNKCFGRKVVVSFEEFSETKKNHLHIDRFICYVSLPRLCYLDEEHIKKLKNLGLSMGKLEAAWVEDIKEPKERTVEDVKEKFSSNYDVLAMGDVFYSRVEQDWVMQPGGPLAHSCKSLIEPNRLIKLTAQRFIQTFLGKNFVALHFRRHGFLKFCNAKATSCFYPIPQAADCITRVLERANAPVIYLSTDAAESETDLLQSLVMLNGKVVPLVKRPSRNSAEKWDALLYRHGLEGDSQVEAMLDKTICALSSVFIGASGSTFTEDILRLRKDWGLASLCDEYLCEGEQPNFIAENE from the exons ATGGATAGAGAATCTTCTTCAGACGAAGAAGAGGATCGACGAAACCTGATCGATCAAAACGAAATGAAGCCGAGCGGATCAAGCTTTGAGATTGAGGAATTCAAGAATAAGATCACTCGTCGTTTCAAAAACTTTAGTTTCAGTAAAAGGTACCTGCTTTTGATCTGCCTACTACTgtttctagttttctttttcttctccatcgATATTGGGAGCTTGTTCCATCGCGTTACAAGTGTGAGAGTCGATTCTGTGAGTAGTAGGATGAGAGAAGCAGAATTGCAAGCTTTGTATTTGTTGAAGAAGCAACAATTGGGGCTTCTTCATATGTGGAACCTTATGTCTAATAATTCGGTTGTTTATTCGGAGAATAAATCGAACTCTACTTTGGGGTCTGGTTCTAATACAACTTCGAACTCGGGATTGGGAAGGGAGGATCTTTTGCGGTCATCATCGCTGTTTGATGATTTCAGATCTACGGTGCTTAAGCAGATTACGTTAAATAATGAAATTCAACAAGCTTTGTTGTCGTCTCACCGTACTGGGAACTTGTCGGCGTTGGTTGATGAGAATGTAAATCCTGAGTTCAGCGATTTTCGTTTTGATAGGTGTCGAACTGTTGCCCAAAGTTCAGAGAGAAGGACAATTGAGTGGAAACCTAAATCTAATAAGTATTTGTTTGCGATCTGTGTCTCTGGCCAGATGTCTAACCATTTGATTTGTCTAGAAAAGCATATGTTCTTTGCAGCTTTACTTGGTCGTATTTTAGTCATCCCAAGCTCCAAAGTCGATTACCAGTACAGCCGGGTTATTGATATAGATCACTTAAACAAATGTTTCGGGAGAAAGGTTGTCGTCTCCTTTGAAGAGTTTtctgaaacaaaaaagaatcatTTGCACATTGACAGATTTATCTGTTATGTCTCATTGCCTCGGCTTTGTTATTTGGATGAAGAACATATTAAGAAGCTGAAAAATCTAGGACTTTCTATGGGTAAGCTGGAGGCTGCCTGGGTTGAGGATATCAAGGAACCAAAAGAAAGAACGGTGGAGGATGTTAAGGAAAAGTTTTCCTCTAATTATGATGTTCTTGCAATGGGGGATGTGTTTTATTCCCGGGTGGAACAAGATTGGGTGATGCAGCCAGGTGGTCCGCTTGCTCACAGCTGCAAGAGTCTAATTGAGCCAAATCGACTTATTAAGCTTACAGCCCAGAGGTTTATTCAAACTTTCTTGGGAAAGAACTTTGTAGCCCTTCATTTCCGTCGACATGGGTTTCTGAAATTCTG TAATGCTAAGGCGACAAGTTGCTTTTACCCAATTCCTCAAGCAGCAGATTGCATCACTCGAGTGTTGGAAAGGGCCAATGCACCAGTAATCTATCTGTCCACAGATGCAGCTGAAAGTGAAACTGATCTACTACAGTCACTAGTCATGCTTAATGGTAAAGTTGTACCACTAGTCAAGCGTCCATCTCGCAATTCTGCTGAGAAATGGGATGCCTTGCTCTATAGACATGGCCTCGAGGGCGATTCCCAG GTTGAAGCAATGCTGGATAAGACCATCTGTGCTTTGTCAAGTGTCTTCATCGGAGCGTCGGGATCAACATTCACAGAAGACATTCTCCGACTTCGAAAAGATTGGGGATTGGCTTCTCTCTGTGACGAGTACCTCTGTGAGGGTGAGCAGCCCAATTTCATTGCAGAAAATGAATGA